The following DNA comes from Verrucomicrobiota bacterium.
CCCTGCGAGCACGTTCAGATCACATTGAAAAAAAAGAACGCAAAAATCGTTGAGATTACCCAAGCTCTCGTCTTGAAGCCAAAGCACCGCCCTAAAAAAATGCCTAAGTTTAAGGGCTCTGATAGGATACAGGGCAAAGACATTGTTCCGGGCACGGAAGAAGATGGACTCAAGGGAAAGTATTTTGAGAAGCAGGACATAAAAAAAATCGCTTTAGAAGCCATTTTCGACTCGACTAAGAAACCGTATAAGATCGAGAAGTGGAAGTTTTGCCAAGACCGCTGTCTCTGTTTACCTGTTAAAGGAAAGAAGGCCACTAAAGAAGTCAAAGGCGGGAGAGGAACATTCGAGGTTGAAGTGCTATACAGAGTGTTGTATGGACGTAGCAAAACCTATGCAAATCTCCCCAAGCTAAAAGACCTGGAAGATCGAAACGGGAATAATATGGGCTATACCGAAGAGGTGGAAGTCGCCGTTCAAAAATCTGCTATCCATGCCAAATATTATGAGATCTACCGAGTTTTTCGCGCTCTCGTAAAAATAGAAGCTGACACAATCGAGCGTGCGTTTCCTGGTAAGTGTATCGAAGTTTACTAGATTCTAGATTGGTGATTCTAAAGGGTGCCAACACCACGGCATGATCCTGAGACATCTATTGACCCCTTTTTTCGCGTTTGCTAGATGCAAGTGCTCCCCGTAGCGGACTATTTGTGATCAGACAAATACCTGAGAGCCGTTATTAACGACACTGTCGCTAACCAACAGATGGCGAAGCTTGGCATGGTTTTCATACATTACCAACCCCCTACCACTGGTGTTGGAATGCACATTTGGAAAAGTGTTCATATTGTTCACGACTCAAACTTGGAGCTACAGTTATAAATAAGCTGGTTTTAGAGCCGGTTTTTTAATGCCTGAAATTAGGCCGTAGAAAATTTATGCCTTGTTTTGTTGGCGAAGGCGACAAGCGATAGCATCACTGGAACCTCGACCAATACACCAACGACTGTGGCAAGTGCCGCGCCTGAATGTAGTCCAAACAAGCTAATGGCAACGGCAACAGCCAGTTCAAAGAAATTGGACGTACCGATAAGCGCGGCTGGTGCAGCGGTGGTAAATGGTACGCGCCAGAGATATGCCCAGCCATAAGCGACAAAGAAGATGCCGTAACTTTGGATCAGCAGCGGTATGGCAATCAGGACAATCACCATCGGTTTGTCGATGATGGTTTGCGCCTGAAAACCGAATAGAAGAACAACGGTGGCGAGTAGCCCCATGATCGAAAACGGTTTTATTTTAGCGGTGAAACGCTCAATGCGTTCATCACTATGGTTTTTATCTAGTTTACGGCGGGTGATATAACCAGCCGCTAATGGCGTCACAACATATAAAACAACAGAAAGGAGTAATGTTTTCCACGGCACAACAACATCGGTCACACCGAGTAAAAACGCGGCAAGCGGCGCAAAGGCGAAGATCATGATAATATCGTTGATTGATACCTGTACCAATGTGTAATTGGCATCCCCGCGCACCAGTTGGCTCCATACGAAGACCATCGCTGTGCATGGCGCAACGCCAAGCAAAATCATTCCGGCGATATATTCCTTGGCGGTTTCGGGTGCGACCAATCCGGCAAAGACATACTCAAAGAACAGCACACCGAGCGCAGCCATTGTAAAGGGTTTGATAAGCCAGTTAATCACAAGGGTAATGCAAAGCCCTTTGGGTTTACGGCCAACATCTTTGATGCTGGCAAAATCGACATTGACCATCATTGGGTAGATCATAATCCAGATGAAAACTGCCACGACCAGATTAACCTGAGCGTATTCTAGCTCTGCAACAGTCTGAAAGACGGATGGAACAGCAATGCCCAGCCCAACCCCTGCGGCGATACAAAGTCCGACCCATAAGGATAAATAGCGTTCAAAAAAACCAAGCCGAGATTGTTCAGTCATAGCAATTCACTTTCAATTCTGTGTTTCAATAGATTAAAGCCTTCATCAAAAGCCGCATTAATATCCTCCTGCGTGCCTGTGGCAGCGGCGGGATCTGGCGTACTCCAATGCAGTTTTTCATCCTGGCCTAAGAAAACCGGACAGCTTTCAGCGGCAGCGCAAACCGTGATCACAAGATCAAAATGGAGGTCTGCAAACACATCCCATGATTTGCTTTGTAGATCATGGATGTTGATATCGTGGCGTTTCAGTGTCTCGATAAATTTGGGATGCACATAGCCAGTTGGATCGCTTCCGGCACTTACGGCTTCATAACGCCCTTTGCCGAGCGCATTGATTAAGGCTTCTGCCATAATGGAACGGCAGGA
Coding sequences within:
- the arsB gene encoding ACR3 family arsenite efflux transporter; translated protein: MTEQSRLGFFERYLSLWVGLCIAAGVGLGIAVPSVFQTVAELEYAQVNLVVAVFIWIMIYPMMVNVDFASIKDVGRKPKGLCITLVINWLIKPFTMAALGVLFFEYVFAGLVAPETAKEYIAGMILLGVAPCTAMVFVWSQLVRGDANYTLVQVSINDIIMIFAFAPLAAFLLGVTDVVVPWKTLLLSVVLYVVTPLAAGYITRRKLDKNHSDERIERFTAKIKPFSIMGLLATVVLLFGFQAQTIIDKPMVIVLIAIPLLIQSYGIFFVAYGWAYLWRVPFTTAAPAALIGTSNFFELAVAVAISLFGLHSGAALATVVGVLVEVPVMLSLVAFANKTRHKFSTA
- a CDS encoding arsenate reductase ArsC, encoding MLVIKHILVLCTGNSCRSIMAEALINALGKGRYEAVSAGSDPTGYVHPKFIETLKRHDINIHDLQSKSWDVFADLHFDLVITVCAAAESCPVFLGQDEKLHWSTPDPAAATGTQEDINAAFDEGFNLLKHRIESELL